The Hymenobacter sp. 5317J-9 genome has a window encoding:
- a CDS encoding nucleotide-diphospho-sugar transferase codes for MFLVFNRPDATAQVLNRLMAAGVHRLYVAADGARPGHPADEALCAQVRAVVMQITARWNCEVHTLFRVNNLGCSVAVSESINWFFAHETEGIIVEDDCLPAPDFIPFCTELLARYRHDTRVMHIGGNHFGPDAGSTLGPKTDSYYFSQQVHTWGWATWRRAWQLYDLHLHALPTLAAHGRLRGSFSSQLESQYFLRKFWDLYHGPRPFTTWDYQWHFARAAHAGLTIMPSVNLVTNIGFGHEEATHTQDATDPHAALPTGQLHWPLRHPSRVLNDRPRDRQQFRAFLGGRLRAKLRGLLRPARPAVTAEATAPAFSSVTVEAAPR; via the coding sequence TTGTTTCTGGTTTTCAACCGCCCCGACGCCACGGCCCAGGTGCTGAACCGGCTGATGGCGGCCGGGGTGCACCGGCTGTACGTGGCCGCCGACGGCGCCCGCCCCGGCCACCCCGCCGACGAGGCCCTCTGCGCCCAGGTGCGGGCCGTGGTGATGCAGATTACGGCCCGCTGGAACTGCGAGGTGCACACGCTCTTCCGCGTCAACAACCTGGGCTGCAGCGTGGCCGTGTCCGAATCCATCAACTGGTTTTTTGCCCACGAAACCGAGGGCATCATCGTGGAAGACGACTGCCTGCCCGCGCCCGATTTCATTCCGTTCTGCACCGAGCTGCTGGCCCGCTACCGCCACGACACCCGCGTGATGCACATCGGGGGCAACCATTTTGGCCCCGACGCCGGCAGCACGCTGGGGCCCAAAACCGACTCCTACTACTTCTCGCAGCAGGTGCACACCTGGGGCTGGGCCACTTGGCGCCGCGCCTGGCAGCTCTACGACCTGCACCTGCACGCCCTGCCCACCCTGGCCGCCCACGGCCGCCTGCGCGGCAGCTTCAGCAGCCAGCTCGAAAGCCAGTATTTCCTGCGCAAGTTCTGGGACCTGTACCACGGGCCGCGCCCCTTCACCACCTGGGACTACCAGTGGCATTTTGCCCGGGCGGCCCACGCCGGCCTCACCATCATGCCCAGCGTGAACCTGGTCACCAACATCGGCTTCGGCCACGAAGAGGCCACCCACACCCAGGACGCCACCGACCCCCACGCCGCCCTGCCCACGGGCCAGCTGCACTGGCCGCTGCGCCACCCCAGCCGCGTGCTCAACGACCGGCCGCGTGACCGGCAGCAGTTTCGCGCTTTTTTGGGCGGGCGGCTGCGGGCCAAGCTGCGGGGCCTGCTGCGCCCGGCCCGCCCGGCGGTGACGGCTGAAGCCACGGCCCCCGCCTTTTCCTCCGTCACCGTCGAAGCTGCTCCGCGATGA
- a CDS encoding glycosyltransferase family 4 protein, with amino-acid sequence MKILLSAYACDPTHGGEGGNGFNWAWEMANLGHEVWCLTTPWGKDAIEAEMHARAANPAAQRLHFVFVPVPGWVEFLYRWQFGVYLHYMVWQYRAWRLARPLDQRVCFDLVHHVTFGSLQFASWLWRLGRPLIFGPVGGGQQAPKLLRRYLPDWFKTETLRNLVSWLLVTFDPNVRQTLRHAALVFAANRETAQLAWELGARHVELAMSTALPLSFFPAEYPVREPLAGRELHILWLARLFPRKGLHLVLEALGQVHPRVKFHLNIYGDGPVAPLLPGWIEAAGLRHRVTWHGNAPYATVRSAFLAHDLFMLCSLRDSYAAQYLESMAMGLPILTLDHHGATDFIPNDAGLKVPVQSPEATAAALARAVEHLYDHPEELESRGRASHAYAREQSWPALVARLLLRAADAAHVLSDLVPVHAPAPAEMA; translated from the coding sequence ATGAAAATTTTGCTTTCGGCGTATGCCTGCGACCCGACTCACGGCGGCGAGGGCGGCAATGGCTTCAACTGGGCCTGGGAGATGGCCAACCTCGGCCACGAGGTGTGGTGCCTCACCACGCCTTGGGGGAAAGACGCCATTGAGGCCGAAATGCACGCCCGCGCGGCCAATCCGGCGGCCCAGCGCCTACACTTTGTGTTCGTGCCCGTGCCGGGGTGGGTGGAGTTTCTGTACCGTTGGCAGTTTGGCGTGTACCTGCACTACATGGTGTGGCAATACCGCGCCTGGCGGCTGGCCCGGCCCCTCGACCAGCGCGTGTGCTTCGACTTGGTGCACCACGTCACCTTTGGCAGCCTGCAGTTTGCCTCCTGGCTGTGGCGGCTGGGCCGGCCGCTCATTTTTGGGCCCGTGGGCGGAGGGCAGCAAGCCCCCAAGCTGCTGCGCCGCTACCTGCCCGACTGGTTCAAGACCGAAACCCTGCGCAACCTGGTGAGCTGGCTGCTGGTCACCTTCGACCCCAACGTGCGCCAGACGCTGCGCCACGCCGCCCTGGTGTTTGCGGCCAACCGCGAAACCGCCCAGCTGGCCTGGGAGCTGGGCGCCCGCCACGTGGAGCTGGCCATGAGCACGGCGTTGCCCCTGAGCTTCTTCCCGGCCGAATACCCGGTGCGCGAGCCCCTGGCCGGGCGGGAGCTGCACATTCTGTGGCTGGCGCGGCTGTTTCCGCGCAAGGGCCTGCACCTGGTGCTGGAGGCCCTGGGCCAGGTGCACCCGCGGGTGAAATTCCACCTCAACATTTACGGCGACGGGCCGGTGGCGCCGCTGCTGCCCGGCTGGATAGAGGCCGCCGGCCTACGTCACCGCGTGACCTGGCACGGCAACGCGCCCTACGCCACGGTGCGGTCGGCCTTCCTGGCCCACGACCTGTTCATGCTCTGCAGCCTGCGCGACAGCTACGCGGCCCAGTACCTGGAGTCGATGGCCATGGGCCTGCCCATTCTGACGCTAGACCACCACGGCGCCACCGACTTCATTCCCAACGACGCCGGGCTGAAAGTGCCGGTGCAGTCGCCCGAGGCCACGGCCGCTGCCCTGGCCCGCGCCGTGGAGCACCTCTACGACCACCCCGAGGAGTTGGAAAGCCGCGGCCGGGCCAGCCACGCCTACGCCCGGGAGCAGAGCTGGCCGGCGCTGGTGGCCCGCCTGTTGCTGCGCGCCGCCGACGCCGCCCACGTGCTCTCGGAC
- a CDS encoding glycosyltransferase family 4 protein — protein sequence MKILWLAAYPSPRITREHPVPWLVTLASLLSRHPRVQLTILNWNAQQEKPVQELEHEGIRFISLRVPGFRQDLFTLYQQRIGITARYLRQNAHRYDLLHLHGSELQFPAAAAGLDMPLLLSMQGLVSECVKCVPGLLSWRKVLWTLAGYYERKYLPLIPNFSCRTHWDAGHAARFNPKARIYHNWEALREPFFRAAHEPRAAPAGGRPVLLFMGGSQVMKGYQETLAAFDILRQTTDFKLVIAGGHYPNEVADAYRRYPLRHLRPDDVEYRGYQNAGQLARLCREAECLIHPSYLDNSPNSVCEAQVAGLPVVATNVGGVSSLIEDGETGLFAELSPESLAAKVLCLHHDPALRARLARQAQAVALARHDPATVLSRTFEIYQAVRYGLEISPLATASFSHSASLMPHDTLAPTSAN from the coding sequence ATGAAAATCCTGTGGCTTGCGGCCTACCCCTCGCCGCGCATCACCCGCGAACACCCCGTGCCCTGGCTCGTGACGCTGGCCAGCCTGCTCAGCCGGCACCCGCGCGTGCAGCTCACCATTTTGAACTGGAATGCCCAGCAGGAAAAGCCGGTGCAAGAGCTCGAGCACGAAGGCATTCGCTTCATTTCGCTGCGCGTGCCGGGCTTTCGGCAAGACTTGTTCACGCTCTACCAGCAGCGCATCGGCATCACGGCGCGCTACCTGCGCCAGAACGCCCACCGCTACGACCTGCTGCACCTGCACGGCTCGGAGCTGCAGTTTCCGGCCGCCGCCGCGGGGCTTGATATGCCGCTGCTGCTCTCGATGCAGGGGCTGGTGTCGGAATGCGTGAAGTGCGTGCCAGGGCTGCTGTCGTGGCGCAAGGTGCTCTGGACACTGGCCGGCTATTACGAGCGCAAGTATCTGCCGCTCATTCCCAACTTCTCGTGCCGCACGCACTGGGACGCCGGCCACGCGGCCCGCTTCAACCCCAAAGCCCGCATCTATCACAACTGGGAGGCCCTGCGCGAGCCGTTTTTTCGGGCCGCGCACGAGCCGCGCGCCGCGCCCGCCGGCGGCCGGCCGGTGCTGCTGTTCATGGGGGGCTCGCAGGTGATGAAGGGCTACCAGGAAACCCTGGCGGCCTTCGACATTCTTCGCCAAACCACCGACTTCAAGCTGGTGATTGCCGGCGGGCACTACCCCAACGAGGTGGCCGACGCCTACCGCCGCTACCCGCTGCGCCACCTGCGCCCCGATGACGTGGAGTACCGCGGCTACCAGAACGCCGGGCAGCTGGCCCGGCTCTGCCGCGAGGCCGAGTGCCTCATCCACCCTTCCTACCTCGACAACAGCCCCAACAGCGTGTGCGAGGCGCAGGTGGCCGGCCTGCCCGTGGTGGCCACCAACGTGGGCGGCGTGAGCTCTCTCATCGAGGACGGCGAAACCGGCCTCTTTGCCGAGCTCTCGCCCGAAAGCCTGGCCGCCAAGGTGCTGTGCCTGCACCACGACCCCGCCCTGCGCGCCCGCCTGGCCCGCCAGGCCCAGGCCGTGGCCCTGGCCCGCCACGACCCCGCCACGGTGCTGAGCCGCACGTTCGAAATATACCAGGCCGTCCGATACGGGCTGGAAATCAGCCCGCTGGCTACCGCTTCTTTTAGTCACTCCGCAAGCCTTATGCCCCATGATACCCTCGCCCCCACTTCCGCCAACTGA